A genomic region of Synechococcus sp. NOUM97013 contains the following coding sequences:
- a CDS encoding Nif11-like leader peptide family RiPP precursor, which yields MSDNQLKAFLEQVKADATLQEKLRAAITAEKAMAIAQDAGFSLDAGELQSAIDEVELEGAAGGGQRDCQVRSSWGRF from the coding sequence ATGTCTGACAATCAACTCAAAGCGTTTCTGGAGCAGGTCAAAGCAGACGCCACGTTGCAGGAAAAGCTCAGAGCTGCCATCACCGCTGAGAAAGCTATGGCTATTGCTCAAGATGCTGGGTTTTCGCTCGATGCTGGTGAGCTTCAATCAGCAATCGATGAGGTTGAATTAGAGGGTGCAGCAGGTGGTGGTCAGCGCGATTGCCAAGTCAGGTCGAGCTGGGGTCGTTTTTAA
- a CDS encoding Nif11-like leader peptide family natural product precursor gives MSLEQLKAFLEKVKGDTSLQEKLKGAKSPEHVVAIAKDHGHAFSIDKFTELSDEELDGVAAGGIHMCCKTTHNNTHG, from the coding sequence ATGTCCCTTGAGCAACTGAAGGCTTTTCTTGAGAAGGTGAAAGGCGACACCAGCCTTCAGGAGAAGCTCAAGGGTGCAAAATCACCGGAGCATGTTGTGGCCATCGCTAAAGATCATGGGCATGCATTCAGCATCGATAAGTTCACGGAACTCAGCGATGAAGAACTCGATGGTGTCGCTGCTGGAGGAATTCATATGTGCTGCAAGACCACCCATAACAACACGCACGGTTGA
- a CDS encoding DoxX family protein yields MNAAKCFDVFGRVLMAAVFVNALPSKLTDFAGTAAFIASKGIPAPLAAVLLACAIAVLIAGSVLLVFGRNTTLGASLLLVFLVPTTLIFHTFPVDRGFVMNLALIGGLILAITRARGNAVPSFNHLRHKG; encoded by the coding sequence ATGAACGCTGCGAAATGTTTTGACGTTTTCGGCCGTGTGCTGATGGCGGCGGTGTTTGTGAATGCGCTGCCTTCCAAGCTCACCGACTTCGCCGGGACAGCTGCGTTCATTGCCTCCAAGGGCATCCCGGCACCGCTGGCAGCAGTTCTGCTGGCCTGCGCGATTGCGGTGCTGATTGCCGGATCCGTGCTGCTGGTGTTTGGGCGCAACACAACCCTGGGTGCGTCACTGCTGCTGGTGTTTCTGGTGCCCACCACGCTGATCTTTCACACCTTCCCGGTAGACCGCGGCTTTGTGATGAACCTGGCCCTGATCGGAGGGCTGATTCTGGCGATCACCCGCGCCCGCGGCAATGCGGTGCCCAGCTTCAACCACCTGCGCCACAAGGGCTGA
- a CDS encoding FAD-dependent oxidoreductase, which translates to MPDSAKPDASGASHAVVIGAGWAGWGAAKALCEAGVRVTLLDGMADPTGATPLTTASGKPFEAGTRGFWKDYPNINALTAELGLKQVFTEFTSSAFWSPEGLEATAPVFGDGPQLPSPLGQAFATINNFKRLPVADRLSIAGLLVAMLDFHRSEAVFRRYDGMDALTLFRQLKISERMIDEFLRPILLVGLFKPPEELSAAVTMELLYYYALAHQDSFDVRWIKAKSIAEQLIAPLSERLQRQHQLQVLGGTLATALNLEADGQRLVSVSTRTLATGRNGVIEDVDAVVLAVGAKGMRALMAGSPACAAAAPELVAAGALGAIDVVSVRLWLDRHVPVADPANVLSRFSALRGSGATFFMLDQLQQEDEAALWGDQPVQGSVIASDFYNATAIAELSDQAIVDCLMQELLPVAVPAFKAARVADQEVRRYPGSVSLFSPGSFRQRPPLETSLPPVVCAGDWVRMGSREFGAKGLCQERAYVCGLEAANSLLRRGIVQGGAAARNRRHPVIPIRADEPQVLLGRALNKLVMDPLEGFGIRWPWLAS; encoded by the coding sequence ATGCCAGACAGCGCCAAGCCCGATGCGTCGGGGGCATCCCATGCAGTGGTGATTGGTGCCGGCTGGGCGGGATGGGGTGCTGCCAAAGCCCTGTGTGAAGCAGGGGTGCGCGTCACCCTGCTCGATGGCATGGCTGATCCCACGGGGGCCACGCCTTTGACCACCGCCAGCGGCAAACCGTTTGAGGCGGGCACCCGCGGCTTCTGGAAGGACTACCCCAACATCAACGCGCTCACGGCGGAGCTCGGCCTCAAGCAGGTGTTCACCGAGTTCACCAGCAGTGCCTTTTGGTCTCCGGAAGGGTTGGAGGCCACAGCACCGGTGTTCGGCGATGGGCCGCAGCTGCCCAGTCCGCTTGGGCAGGCCTTCGCCACGATCAACAACTTCAAGCGGCTGCCGGTTGCCGATCGGCTCAGCATCGCCGGCTTGCTGGTGGCGATGCTCGATTTCCATCGAAGTGAGGCGGTGTTCCGGCGCTACGACGGGATGGATGCGCTGACCCTGTTCCGCCAGCTGAAGATCAGCGAGCGGATGATCGATGAGTTCCTGCGGCCGATCCTGCTGGTGGGCTTGTTCAAGCCGCCGGAGGAGCTGTCGGCGGCCGTGACGATGGAGCTGCTCTACTACTACGCCCTCGCTCATCAGGACTCCTTTGATGTGCGCTGGATCAAGGCGAAGAGCATCGCCGAGCAGCTGATCGCACCCTTGAGCGAGCGTCTGCAACGACAGCACCAGTTGCAGGTGCTGGGCGGCACGCTCGCCACGGCCTTGAATCTGGAGGCGGATGGTCAGCGGCTGGTGTCGGTGAGCACGCGAACGCTGGCGACGGGCCGCAACGGGGTGATCGAGGATGTGGATGCGGTGGTGCTGGCGGTGGGGGCCAAGGGCATGCGGGCGCTGATGGCCGGCTCCCCGGCCTGCGCGGCGGCGGCACCGGAGCTGGTGGCGGCGGGCGCTCTCGGGGCCATCGACGTGGTGTCGGTGCGGTTGTGGCTGGATCGCCACGTGCCGGTTGCCGATCCCGCCAATGTGCTCTCGCGCTTCAGTGCCCTGCGCGGCTCTGGTGCCACCTTCTTCATGCTCGACCAGTTGCAGCAGGAGGATGAAGCGGCGCTCTGGGGGGATCAGCCGGTGCAGGGCTCGGTGATCGCCAGCGACTTCTACAACGCCACTGCCATTGCAGAGTTGAGCGATCAGGCGATCGTCGACTGTCTGATGCAGGAGCTGTTGCCGGTGGCGGTACCGGCGTTCAAGGCTGCTCGCGTGGCGGATCAGGAGGTGCGCCGTTACCCGGGTTCGGTGTCGTTGTTTTCGCCGGGAAGCTTCCGCCAGCGTCCGCCGCTGGAAACCTCACTGCCGCCTGTGGTGTGTGCCGGCGACTGGGTGCGCATGGGCTCGCGTGAATTCGGGGCCAAGGGTCTCTGTCAGGAGCGGGCCTATGTGTGCGGGCTGGAGGCCGCGAATTCCTTGCTGCGGCGCGGGATCGTGCAGGGCGGTGCTGCCGCTCGTAATCGCCGGCATCCTGTGATTCCGATCCGCGCTGATGAGCCGCAGGTGCTGCTTGGCCGGGCCCTGAACAAATTGGTGATGGATCCGTTGGAGGGCTTTGGCATTCGTTGGCCCTGGTTGGCATCGTGA
- a CDS encoding DUF3050 domain-containing protein codes for MELHRHPLPQAITSIADLRLFMEHHVFAVWDFMLLLKSLQQHLAPSGVPWVPPRHPEIAGLVNSLVAEEECDVLPDSLGGPLHLCHFAIYRRAMVEIGADTSVIDAVLESASRGELASALHHPDMPAPAAHFLRTTQALIASGEVHALAAAFAYGRELLVPDLFSGLLDRLIVLELPCPTLRWYLERHIALDGDSHGPLAETMVLTLAGSDPAAHQTVRTVRRQVLADRAAFWDAIALQLRQRSQVDHSAAMIHSVSVPA; via the coding sequence ATGGAGCTGCACCGTCATCCACTGCCGCAGGCGATCACGTCCATCGCGGACCTGCGGCTGTTCATGGAACACCACGTGTTTGCGGTGTGGGATTTCATGCTGCTGCTCAAGTCCTTGCAGCAGCATTTGGCGCCTTCCGGTGTCCCCTGGGTGCCGCCGCGCCATCCCGAGATCGCAGGTCTGGTGAACAGCCTGGTGGCGGAAGAGGAATGTGATGTGCTGCCTGACAGTCTTGGAGGGCCGCTGCATCTCTGTCATTTCGCGATCTATCGACGCGCGATGGTGGAGATCGGTGCGGACACCTCGGTGATCGATGCGGTGTTGGAGTCGGCGTCGCGCGGTGAGCTCGCTTCTGCGTTGCACCATCCGGACATGCCAGCGCCGGCGGCCCATTTCCTGCGCACCACCCAGGCGTTGATCGCCTCCGGGGAAGTGCACGCGCTGGCAGCGGCGTTTGCCTATGGCCGGGAGCTCTTGGTGCCCGATCTCTTTAGTGGGCTGCTCGATCGGTTGATTGTGTTGGAGCTGCCCTGCCCGACCCTGCGTTGGTATCTCGAGCGCCACATCGCTCTGGACGGCGACAGCCATGGGCCGTTGGCGGAAACGATGGTGCTCACCCTGGCCGGAAGCGACCCTGCTGCGCATCAGACGGTTCGTACGGTTCGCAGGCAGGTGCTTGCTGATCGGGCTGCGTTCTGGGATGCGATTGCGCTCCAGCTTCGTCAGCGCTCTCAGGTTGATCACTCTGCGGCCATGATTCACTCAGTTTCTGTGCCCGCCTGA